In Deltaproteobacteria bacterium, the genomic window ACGGCCTGTCCGAAAAGTCCCAGGCCGTGCTGGCCTTGAAGACGCTGCGCGCCACCCGGAGCCTAAGCGGCGTGGAAAACATGCGTCACGCCCTGAAAAAAACCGAAATCCCCGAGGGCTCGCCGCTCCATGCCCGGATGCTCGCGGCCTACGCGCCTCTGCGCGGCACGGCCGACCGATCAAAAACCATGGGCCTTCTGGGCGCGGAACAACAACGCCTGGCCCTGGAAAAAGCCAAAACGGTTTACGCCTCGGCCCGCGACTATTTTTCAACCCAGGTCAACCAAACCGTGGACACCGCCGTGCGCCTGGCCGTGCTGGATGCCTTTCTGACCACGGGTCAGCACACCTGGACGACCATTCTGGAAGCGAGGGACCAACAAGCCGCCCTGGAAAATTGGGATTTTTTCCGAGCCTGCCAGACCAATCTGAAAAAGCTGGGATTGCCCGAAGACCTGGGAAATCTGGCCCTGAAGCATTTTCTGCTCAACGCGAACGCCCAAACCCTGGTCCGGACAGCCAGCCACAACGGCCCGAGCCTGGAGCGCAGGATACAGCACGGCCTGCTCACGTTCGACATTCCCGATCCCGTCCGACAGATCATGCACCAGGAAGAGGCACGCCAAGTGGCCACGGACCTTCTGGGGAGCCTGCGGCCAGGCCACGTCCTCAATCTGTCCCTGAAAGACCGCGTGACCGCGTCCATTCCCGTGTTTGAAACCGAGGCCGTGAACATCGGCGTCACTCTTGAGGCCGCGCTGGGCAACGGCATGGGACTGTGGCGCGACGCGTCCGGTGTGCATCTGGCCCTGGACAGAACCCTGGCCGCCGGAGCCGGCGTTTCCGTGGACGCCCTGTGCGGCACGCTCTCGGCCCAGGCCGGTGTCAGCGGAGCCCTGACCAGAGGCGCGCACCTGGTGTTCGCCGATGACGCCAAGTGCTCGGAATTTTTAGGTGCTGTTCTGTCCGGCACGGCCACGGAAAGGGACCTCGGCCTCTGCGCCAAGGCCTACGTCGTGCGTCAGGCAGCCGTCGAGGCGGGCATCGAGGCAACCGTGGACCTTACGGCCCTGATCCCATCGGAGCCCGACGAACAGAGTGCTGATTCCGGCGAGGACGACGGCAGCTGGATCAGCGCCGAGGCCCGATGCGGTGCCCGGGCCTCGGCCATATGGAAAAAAACCGGCAACGCCGAGGAACAGACCACGGAACGGGAATTCGCCTACGACCTGTCCCTCACGGTTGACGTCGCGCTGGGTGGCGACCAACTCGAATCCGTCACGCAAAACGTGGACAAGGCCGTGACCATCGCCGATTCGGAGGAAGCCGATCGCATCGGCGACAGGGTCCACGATCTGGCCGAAAAAATCGGCGACACCGCCTCGGCCACACTGGAGCTCAGCACCAATGTCCGGGTCCGGAGCACGGTGCACGCATCGACGGATGGGACGGTTGTTCACGATGCCGGCGTGACGCGCTCGAGCATGGCCCGGACTCCGGACGAGGTGACGGCGTTTCTGCGGCGTTTCGGCATTTCCGAAGCCGTTTGCGCCGACGTGACCCAAGACCTGGAGGACGCCGGCAATCCCCCGGCCACGGTCGAGGTGACATGGCGGATGCACGATGGCTCTCTGCGCCAGGCCAACGCCTCGCCGGCCCAACTTTCGGCGCTCATGGACAGGCCGGACAGCTTCGAGCTGGCGCGGGTGCGCATCGCGGTCGCGGAACAGACCACTGTGACTTCGGCCCTGAACCTTTCGGTGCTTGGTTGGGAGCATTCCGAATCCTGCGGACGGACCGCATTCAAGGACTACGACCCCACGTTCGTGGCGGTGTAAGGAACAACGATGGCATTTGAATACATCGGCGCTCTTCTGGAAGAAACGGTCCAGAACACCAGCTCGGTGGAAATCCGGGGACGGGTGGAGCAGGTCGTCGGGACCATCATCCGGGCCGTGGTGCCAGGAGTCAAGGTCGGCGAGCTGTGCGTGCTGCGCAATCCTTTTGATAGCTGGACGCTCAAGGCCGAGGTGGTCGGCTTCGTCAAACAGATGGCCTTGCTCACTCCCCTGGGGGATTTGCAGGGCATCTCTCCGGCCACGGAAGTCATCCCCACGGGGGAAATCCATTCCGTGCCCGTGGGCGAAGACCTGCTCGGCCGGGTGCTCGACGGCCTGGGCAATCCCATTGACGGCGGGCCGCCCCTCAAACCCCGCTCCCGCTATCCCGTGTACGCCGACCCGCCCAACCCCATGGTCAGGCGCATCATCGACCGCCCCATGTCCCTCGGGCTGCGGGTTCTGGACGGGGTGCTGACCTGTGGCGAAGGGCAGCGCATGGGCATTTTCGCCGCAGCCGGCGGCGGCAAAAGCACCCTGTTGTCGAGCATCATCAAGGGCTGCTCCGCCGACATCTGCGTGTTGGCCCTCATCGGCGAACGCGGCCGCGAAGTGCGGGAGTTCATCGAACACGACCTCGGCCCCGAAGGCCGTAAAAAAGCGGTGCTGGTGGTTTCCACGTCGGACAGGTCGTCCATGGAACGCCTCAAGGCGGCCTACACGGCCACGGCCATCGCCGAATATTTCCGCGACCAGAGTCGCAATGTGCTGCTCATGATGGATTCCGTGACCCGCTTCGGCCGCGCCCAACGCGAGATCGGACTGGCCGCCGGCGAGCCGCCCACCCGGCGCGGTTTCCCGCCGTCGGTCTTTTCGACCCTGCCGCGCCTCATGGAGCGCGCCGGCAACTCGGACAAGGGCTCCATCACCGCCCTCTATACCGTACTGGTCGAAGGCGACGACATGACCGAGCCCATCGCCGACGAAACCCGGTCCATCCTGGACGGGCATATCGTCCTGTCCCGCAAGCTGGCCGCCGCGAACCACTACCCGGCCATCGACGTACAGGCCAGCGTCAGCCGCGTCATGAACGCCATCGTGTCCAAGGAACACAAGGACGCGGCCCAAAAGCTGCGCAAAATTCTGGCCAAATTCGCCGAAGTCGAACTGCTGGTGCAGATCGGTGAATACAAAAAGGGCACGGACAAAGACGCCGACGACGCCCTGTCCCGCATCGACGCGGTCAACGCCTTTCTCAAACAGGGGCTGGACGAAAAAAGCTCCTTCGAGGACACCGTGCAGGCCCTGCGCAAGGTCGTGGCCTGACAATGGCCCGTTATCCGCTCCAACCCCTGCTCTCGGTGCGCCACTACCGCGAGAAAGCCGCCCAGAACGTGTTGCGACAGGCCGAACGGGCGGCCAGCGAGGCCGAGACCGCCCTGCGGGAGGCCGAGAAAGAGCTCGAGCGCTATCGTCTCTGGCGCATGGAGGAAGAGGACAGGCGCTACGCGGCCATCATGGGGCAGCTCTTGAGTCTCGACGACCTGGACGCATTCAAGGCCGGCCTCGGGAGCCTGCGCGACGGGGAATTGGCGCGCGAGGAAAACGTGGCCAAGGCCGGACAGACACGTATCAAGGCCCGCCAGGCCGTGGACGAAGCCAAGAGCGGATTGAACAAGGCCCGGCGCGACACGGCCCGAATCCTGGCCCACAAGGACATCTGGATGGCAATGGACCGCCGGGAGGCCGAACGCAAGGAAGACCTGGAAAGCGAAGAATTCAAACCCATGCCCGTGGGCGCGGGCCTTGACGCCTGAACCCGGTCGGGGAGAACACGCACATGCCGAATTTTATGAATATCGACGCAGCCCGCTTGGAGGCCGCCATCGCGACTTCGGACGACACGTCGGTTCCAAAAACGCCGGACACCCAAACCGTGGACGAGTTTCAGCGCTCCATGGAAAAATCAGAAACCATCGCCCGCGACCCGGACCTGGACATGGACGACACGGGGCGCCCCCCCCAGCTTCCGGTCACGCCACTGGAAACCATGTTTGCCGGACGCATGCCCACCACCGTGACGCCACCATCCCGGCCGGAAACGCCCGTGCCCGCCGGCGAACTGGCCGAAAAACTTCTGGAACGCATCCTTGTCGGCCGGGACTCCGGAGGCGACCAGGAAGTACGCCTGTATCCGAGCGCGGATATTTTGCCCGGAACGGAAATCCGCCTGCGCAAGGGAAACGACGGCCTGCTCCATGTCAGTCTGCTGACCGACGACCCCGCCTCTTTCCAAACCCTGGTCGCGGCCCAGGACAGTCTTAAAACGCGATTGGAAGAACTCGGAGGCCACGTGCGTGTCCATGTCGCCACCGAAAGCCGGGGCGAGGACAACGACTCAAACCGCCGCTCGCGGGGCTATGTCCCCGAAAACGAAGAATCCCGATGACAGGACGCCACATGCCCGAACACGTCAAGCCGTTCACCCCGGAACCGCTGAGCCCGCTTCAAGCCCACCTCGACAATATTTTGCTGACACGCGCCCAGCCCTGGCCCGTGACCATCGGGGACCGGGCCGGAACCCTGCGCGTCGTCCACGCCCCGTTTCCGTTCGAGCCCGCCGGCGTTTTGCGCCTGCTCCGGGGCGGTCGGGAATGGCGCGTCGATCTGGGCCACACGGAATTTCTCCGATTCCATCCGGCCGTGGCCCATCTGTCCCGGGACGAGGACCTGCCCGATCCCGTGAGACTGGCCATCCTGGATTTGCTCCTGGCCCCGCTGCTGCCCTGCCTGCAACGTTTTCTGGGCGAATCGGCAACCGTCGCCGGCATGACCCTGGGCCCGGCCGCGCCCCCGGAAGCGGAACCCGTGGCGGTCCTGAACCTGGCCCTTGATTTCGACGGTCAGGATGAATCGCCGCTTTTTTTGCGCGTGGCCGTGCCGGACAAGGACAGCGCCCTGGCCCTGGCCACCCGGATCGCGGCCCTGCCGGTCCGCCCGACCCAACTGGAACAGGTCGACCCGGACCTGCCCATCCTGGTCGCCATCGAGGCCGGCGACATGCGCCTGCGCCTGGAGGAACTATCCGGCCTGGAGGAAAACGACATCCTCCTTCCCCCGGACTATCTGGCGGCCCAGGGCCGTATCCGGCTTCGCCCGTGTCCGGGCCAGGGCTCCACATCCAGGGCCGGGGCCATTGCATGCGCTGTTCACGACACCCAGACCACGGTCCTCGCCATCGTGGCCACACCCGAGGAGACACCCATGAGTTCACCCAGTCCGTCCACGCCCACCCCGCCCCCGGCCGAGGCCACGGCCGAAACTCCGGCCGCCGCCGGCCCCCCGCCGGTGGGCAATATCGAGATCGATCTGTGTTTCGAGCTGGAGAGACGCACGTTGACGGTCAAGGAACTGGCCGCCCTTGTTCCCGGCTACACCTTTACCCTGGGATGCGACCCGCTGGCTCCGGTCAGCCTGCGCGTCAACGGCATGCCCATCGGCACGGGACGATTGGTCGACATCAACGGCGTGCTCGGCGTGCAGGTCGCCACCCTGACCAGGACCGGAGGACTGGATGCTGGGCGTTAATCCCCTGTATTTCATCTTTGGCATGGCGGCGCTGGGACTGGCGCCGTTCATGCTCATGATGGTCACGTCGTACGTCAAGATCGTGGTCGTCACCTCCCTGGTGCGCAACGCCCTGGGCGTGCAGCAGGTGCCGCCAACCATGGTCATGAACGGTCTGGCCATCATCCTGAGCATCTTCATCATGGCGCCCATGGCCATGAACACGGTCGAACTCCTGGAGACCACCCCCATCCCGGAAAAGCCCACGCCGGTGGAAATCGGTCGCGTGCTCCAGTCCATCTCGCCGCCGCTGCGCAAGTTTCTGGCGGACAACGCCAACGAATCCGTGGTGCGCGTGTTCATGAGCACGGCCAAGCGCATGTGGCCGGAAAAACTCCATAGCCGCGTCACCCCCGACAACCTGTTCATCCTGGTGCCCGCCTTCACCATTTCGGAACTGACCAAGGCCTTCCAGATCGGATTCCTGCTTTATCTGCCCTTCGTGGCCATCGACCTGATCATCTCGAACATTCTGCTGGCCATGGGCATGATGATGGTCTCGCCCATGACCATTTCCCTGCCCTTCAAACTTCTTCTGTTCGTCACGCTTGACGGGTGGATCAAGGTCAGCCAGGGCCTGCTGTTGAGCTACACCCAATAACACGGAGACACTGATGCATATCGATATTCTGGAAACAAACGGAGCGACCATCGTCAAGCCCGTGGGCAGCATGGACGCCACGACCACGGCCGTTTTCGTCACCGCCTGCCAGGACTGCCTGGCCAAAAAGGCCACCAAGATCCTCGTCGATCTCGCCGGCGTCGAATACATGAGCTCCGCCGGATTGCGCGGCATTCTGACCGTGCTCAAGGCCAGCCGGGGACAAGGCGTGCCCGTGGCCGTCTGCGGCCTGCAGCCCATGGTCGCGGAAGTCTTCAAGATTTCCGGCTTTTCGGCCATGATGCCTGTTCACGACACCCAGGAAGCGGCCCTGGCCGCGCTGTAGGCACCCTCATGCCCGCGCTGACCTTGCCCGCCAGCCTCGAACAGCTGGCCACCGTGAACGAGTATCTGCGCCATCGGACACCGCCGGCCTACGCCGCCATCCTGCCCCGTCTGCAGCTGGCCGCGGAGGAAATCCTGGTCAATGTGTGCACCTACGCCTACGCCGGAAAAACCGGCCAGGCCGAGGTCGATTGCCGTCTGGAACGGCATGACGGCCAGGAAATGCTGTGCCTCGGCATCAAGGATTGGGGGCCGCCCTTCGATCCCTTCACCGACGCGCCGACGCCGGATCTGGACCTGGGCGTGGACGAACGCCCCGTGGGCGGGCTGGGCATCCACCTGATCACGACCATGGCCGCGCGCCACGCATACACCCGCCAGGACGGGGCCAATGTCGTCAAGCTGTGCTTCACCGCGCCGGAATGACCTGTCCCGCCAGGCATTGTCTCGCGGCCCTGGCGTTGCTCGCGGCCCTGGGACCGGACCTGCATGCCCAGCCGGCGCGGGATCTAGCCGCCCAGACCACGCCCGGCATCCTGCATGAAGACATCACGGTCACCGAACGCGCCCCCCGGGCCCTGCGCCCGCTCCCGGCCTTGGGCGCGGCCCCTTCCGCCCACGAACCGGAGCGCGCCGCAGGGGCCGCGCCGCCAGCCGTCCAGAACGACCATTTGATCGACCACATGGACGTCTACGCCCTGTCCAGCCACGCCCGCTTTCTGGCCTTGCCACGCATGGTCCAGCCCCTGTTCGTCCGGGAAAGCATCCGGGGCCGGGCACACATGCCCACCACCGCCGAATGGAGACCGATCATCGACCAAGGCAGTCGCTGTTCGGGTCTTGATCCACGGCTGATCAGAGCCGTCATCACCGTGGAATCCGGCAACAATCCCGAGGCGGTCTCGCCCGTGGGCGCCCAAGGGCTCATGCAGCTCATGCCCGCGACACAAGCATATCTCGGCGTCACCGACCCCTTTGATCCGGCGGCCAATGTCCGGGCCGGGAGCATGTATCTGCGCGAGCAGCTCGACGCCTTTGGCACGCTGGAACTCGCCCTGGCGGCATACAACGCCGGACCTGGAAGCGTGCGGCGACACGGCGGCATTCCGCCCTTCGATGAAACAAAGAATTTCGTGCGGCGCGTCCTGGTGCTCTACCACGAAGCAGACCGGGAAAAGACGCCCTGAAACCGGACCGGACCGCCAGCCCGGCTCCGGCCAAAACAGTCACGCTCCGGGGGGCGCCCCCCGTCGGGCCCCTGCCGCACGCAACGCCCATCGCGCACGGAGGACAACATGCGCTTTTACCGCCATTGGGTCCGGGTGGAGGGAGAACTCCGCATCGACGGCACGCCCCGAAAGGCGATCTGTCACGGCCATTCGGACCTGTCCGAGGATGACGCCCGCGACCAGGCCAGGGAGCAACTGGCCGCCATCCAGACCAGGATCGACGCCGGGAAAAAACACCGCGAAAATTACGAGCCCTGCATCCGGGAAGAGGTGTTGCGGGTTATCGACGAACGCAATCTCATCTCGCGCAACCGCTACGGCGCCCAGGTGCTCAATTCCGAAAATATCGTTTTCGTCGACATCGACCGCGTGCACGAAGGGGTGACGCGGGCGCTCAAGCGCCTGCTGTTCGGGCCGAGAAAGCAATCCATGCGGGAGCGCATCGTGGACATGGTCCTTCAGCGGGCCGGCCGGCCAGAGTACCGCGACCTCGGCGTGCGGATCTACGCGACCCACGCTGGCGTGCGCCTCATTGTCGGGGGCAGGGAATTCGCGCCGGATTCCGACGCGACCCGGCGATTGTTCCGGGATTTTCACGCCGACGAACTCTACGCCAGTCTGTGCGCCAGGCAACAATGCTTCCGCGCCCGCCTCACCCCCAAGCCGTCGCGGATGAAATGCCCCGGCTTCAAGGTCCGCTTCCCCCGGACGGACGAGGAAGACCGTGCCCTGAAGGCGTGGCTGGTGGATTACGAACACAAATCCGGCCAATTCGCCGTGTGTTCCCTGCTCCAGGTTCTTGGGCCATCCTTCCGGCATCCGGTCATCGATCTGCACGACCGTCTGACCAAGGTTCACACGCGGCTGCCATTGGCTTGATAGACAAAAAAATGGATCCTGGGCCGGGTTGTCGCACGGCCCAGGATCCATTTTGAAAAACGAGGGATCTAGAGCAGGTGCGCCGTTTCGAGGATGCCCTCGGCCAGGGTGGGGTGGGCATGGATGGTGCGCGCCAGGTCCTGGGCCGTGGCGCCAAGCCGCATGGCCAAGGTCGGTTCGGCGATGATGTCCGAGACGTGCGCCCCGGCCAGATGCGCGCCCAGCAACCGCCCGCTGTCCGCGTCCACCACCAGTTTGAACAGCCCGGCCAGTTCGCCCATGGCCTGGGCCTTGCCCAGCTCGCGGAAGTTGCTCTGGGGACAGGTCACGTTAAAGCCTTTCTCCCGCGCCTGGGCCT contains:
- a CDS encoding EscN/YscN/HrcN family type III secretion system ATPase, whose translation is MAFEYIGALLEETVQNTSSVEIRGRVEQVVGTIIRAVVPGVKVGELCVLRNPFDSWTLKAEVVGFVKQMALLTPLGDLQGISPATEVIPTGEIHSVPVGEDLLGRVLDGLGNPIDGGPPLKPRSRYPVYADPPNPMVRRIIDRPMSLGLRVLDGVLTCGEGQRMGIFAAAGGGKSTLLSSIIKGCSADICVLALIGERGREVREFIEHDLGPEGRKKAVLVVSTSDRSSMERLKAAYTATAIAEYFRDQSRNVLLMMDSVTRFGRAQREIGLAAGEPPTRRGFPPSVFSTLPRLMERAGNSDKGSITALYTVLVEGDDMTEPIADETRSILDGHIVLSRKLAAANHYPAIDVQASVSRVMNAIVSKEHKDAAQKLRKILAKFAEVELLVQIGEYKKGTDKDADDALSRIDAVNAFLKQGLDEKSSFEDTVQALRKVVA
- a CDS encoding type III secretion protein, with the protein product MARYPLQPLLSVRHYREKAAQNVLRQAERAASEAETALREAEKELERYRLWRMEEEDRRYAAIMGQLLSLDDLDAFKAGLGSLRDGELAREENVAKAGQTRIKARQAVDEAKSGLNKARRDTARILAHKDIWMAMDRREAERKEDLESEEFKPMPVGAGLDA
- a CDS encoding lytic transglycosylase domain-containing protein, translating into MTCPARHCLAALALLAALGPDLHAQPARDLAAQTTPGILHEDITVTERAPRALRPLPALGAAPSAHEPERAAGAAPPAVQNDHLIDHMDVYALSSHARFLALPRMVQPLFVRESIRGRAHMPTTAEWRPIIDQGSRCSGLDPRLIRAVITVESGNNPEAVSPVGAQGLMQLMPATQAYLGVTDPFDPAANVRAGSMYLREQLDAFGTLELALAAYNAGPGSVRRHGGIPPFDETKNFVRRVLVLYHEADREKTP
- a CDS encoding ATP-binding protein codes for the protein MPALTLPASLEQLATVNEYLRHRTPPAYAAILPRLQLAAEEILVNVCTYAYAGKTGQAEVDCRLERHDGQEMLCLGIKDWGPPFDPFTDAPTPDLDLGVDERPVGGLGIHLITTMAARHAYTRQDGANVVKLCFTAPE
- a CDS encoding YscQ/HrcQ family type III secretion apparatus protein, whose translation is MTGRHMPEHVKPFTPEPLSPLQAHLDNILLTRAQPWPVTIGDRAGTLRVVHAPFPFEPAGVLRLLRGGREWRVDLGHTEFLRFHPAVAHLSRDEDLPDPVRLAILDLLLAPLLPCLQRFLGESATVAGMTLGPAAPPEAEPVAVLNLALDFDGQDESPLFLRVAVPDKDSALALATRIAALPVRPTQLEQVDPDLPILVAIEAGDMRLRLEELSGLEENDILLPPDYLAAQGRIRLRPCPGQGSTSRAGAIACAVHDTQTTVLAIVATPEETPMSSPSPSTPTPPPAEATAETPAAAGPPPVGNIEIDLCFELERRTLTVKELAALVPGYTFTLGCDPLAPVSLRVNGMPIGTGRLVDINGVLGVQVATLTRTGGLDAGR
- a CDS encoding EscR/YscR/HrcR family type III secretion system export apparatus protein codes for the protein MLGVNPLYFIFGMAALGLAPFMLMMVTSYVKIVVVTSLVRNALGVQQVPPTMVMNGLAIILSIFIMAPMAMNTVELLETTPIPEKPTPVEIGRVLQSISPPLRKFLADNANESVVRVFMSTAKRMWPEKLHSRVTPDNLFILVPAFTISELTKAFQIGFLLYLPFVAIDLIISNILLAMGMMMVSPMTISLPFKLLLFVTLDGWIKVSQGLLLSYTQ
- a CDS encoding anti-sigma factor antagonist translates to MHIDILETNGATIVKPVGSMDATTTAVFVTACQDCLAKKATKILVDLAGVEYMSSAGLRGILTVLKASRGQGVPVAVCGLQPMVAEVFKISGFSAMMPVHDTQEAALAAL